A stretch of DNA from Thiothrix subterranea:
AACACGGGATTGTGCTAGGAAATCTGGTCGGTTTGATTGATTCGGACTACCAAGGGCAATTGTTCATTTCCTGCTGGAATCGGAGTAACGACAGCTTCACCATTCAACCGGGTGAACGCATTGCGCAACTGGTGTTTGTACCGGTGGTGCAAGTAGCACTGCAACAAGTTGACGATTTCGACCAGTCGCACCGTGGCGAAGGCGGTTTTGGGCATTCCGGTAGGCATTAAACCATGAGTATTCCACAACCGCTCGTCTCGCATTCCTTATTCCGTGCTTACGACGTGCGCGGTGTGTATGCCGACAATCTCACCGAACACAGTGTGCGCCTGATTGGGCAAGCCATTGGCTCGGAATTGCGTGATCGGGGTGAGCAAGCAGTGGTGGTTGGGCGCGATGGGCGGCTTTCCAGCCCCGCCTTGGCGCAAGCGGCGATTGAAGGGTTGATGGCGGCGGGTTGTCGTGTCACCGATGTCGGTTTAGTGCCAACGCCGGTGTTGTATTTCGCCGTGCAGTCCGGGCTTGCGCCGCACGGGGTAATGATCACCGGCAGCCACAATCCGCCCGACCAAAACGGCATTAAAATCGTGATCAACGGCGAATGCCAGTATAACGAGCGCATTCAACGCCTGTACGAACGCATTATTCGCGGCGAACTCTGGCATCAGCCCGACGCGGGCAGTGTGCAAACCGCCAGTATTCTGAGCGCGTACCAACACACCGTGCGCCAGCAAATCCACCTACAACGCCGCTTGCGCATTGGGCTGGATTGCGGTAATGGCGCGACCGCATTGTTGGCAGAACATTTTTTCCGCGATTTGGGTTGCGACGTTCACCCGCTGTTTTGTGAAGTCGATGGCAATTTCCCCAACCATTCCCCCGACCCGACGCAACCTGAAAATCTGCAAGCGTTGCAAACCTTGGTACGCGCACAAGGGTTGGATATTGGTATTGCTTTTGATGGCGATGGCGACCGCTTGATTGCCGTCGATGGTAACGGGCATATTCTCTGGCCGGATCGTATCCTCATCCTGCTGGCGCAAGCGGTACTGCCACAACAGCCGGGGCGTATGGTCGCCTATGATGTGAAATGCACTTATCGGCTGGATCAGGCTATCCGTGACGCGGGCGGCATTCCCGGCATGTGCATTAGCGGGCATTCCTTGCTGAAAAAATACATCCGTGAACACAATGCAGTATTGGGCGGCGAATTCAGCGGGCATATCGTGTTGCGCGATCGTGGCATGGAATACGACGATGGCATGTACATTGCCGCGCGTTTGTTGGAAGTGTTGGCGCAGGAAACCGCGCCCCCCGCGCAAGTGTTCGCCCGCATCCCCGAAGGTTTCAGTACCCCGGAACACAAGGTTTACTTTGCCTCCTACGAAGCTGCCGGGGTGGCAATGGCGCTATGGATGCAGCATCAGCAATTACAGGCGCAACGTTTGATTACGCTCGATGGAATGCGTGCCGAATACGCCGACGGCTGGGGTTTAGCGCGAGCCTCCAATACCAGCCCCACCATTACTTTGCGCTTTGAAGCCGATACGCCGGAACGCTTAGAAGCCATCCGCGCCCTGTTTCGTGCCGATATTCAACGCCTGCAATTGACCCCGGAGGCATTGCCGTTTTAATCTTGCTCCCCTTACCCTCAAGGATTCTCACCACATGAGCAAGAAACAAAGCAGTTCGCAAGACAATGACCCGGAATTCTGGGACTTGGCAGAGAAATTTATTGAGTTGGCGAATACCTCGGTCGACACCAGCGATTTAGGCAAGGTCGGCGCTGCCATGCTGTATGCAGCGGCGCGTTTCAATACCTTCGTGGTTGCCGCCTCCTCGATTGATCGCAAAGAATTCATCGAAGATGCTGACGACACGATGGATTACCTCAGCAAACAATTCCGCCACATGCTCGGCGACAACCTGCGTGATTTCAAAGACAACTACAAGGTCTATATCAAACATGACGACGAACAGCCCGAATAGTACCGCTGCTATTCTGATGGAGGCGTTGCCTTACATCCAAAAATATTCCGGCAAAACCATTGTGGTCAAATACGGCGGCAATGCTATGACCGACCCAGCTCTGCAACAAAGTTTTGCCCGCGACATTGTGCTGTTGAAACAAGTCGGCATTAATCCCGTCGTCATTCACGGTGGCGGCCCGCAAATCGGCAACCTGCTCAAACAAATCGGCAAGGAAAGCCATTTCGTGGATGGAATGCGTGTCACCGATGCCGAAACCATGGACGTGGTGCAAATGGTGCTAGGTGGGCTGGTCAATAAGCAAATCGTCAATATGATCAACCAAGCAGGTGGACGCGCCATTGGTTTAACCGGCAAAGACGGCAATATGATCATTGCGCAAAAAATGGAACACCCTGACGTGGATTTAGGGCATGTCGGCGAAGTCATCGAGATTGATGCCAGCGTGGTCAAAATGTTGGAAGAAGACCGCTTTATTCCCGTCATTGCCCCAATTGGCGTGGGCAGAGATGGCACCAGCTACAATATCAATGCCGACATTGTAGCGGGTAAAATGGCGGAAGTTTTAAATGCCGAACGTTTGTTATTGCTGACCAATACCCCCGGTGTGCTCGACAAGCAAGGTGTTTTAATCGAAGCGTTGAGTCAGGCGGACATTCAGAACTTGATAGCAGATGGTACGATTCAAGGCGGTATGTTGCCCAAACTGGCGTGTGCTACCGATGCGATTTCAGCAGGCGCGAAAAGTGCCAGTATTATTGATGGTCGAGTGCCGCACGCAGTGTTGCTGGAGCTGTTGACGGATCAAGGCGTGGGGACGATGGTGACGCCTTAAGCAATTTGCTTAAACGCTCTCGGTCTTTTTCATAACGCTGGCGCAGCCGGTCTTGCTCGGTTTGATTTTCCTGCAAGGCATGATCGTAAGCCGCCAGTGTCTTTTCGGCATCTTGAATGTAACCGTTGAGTTTTTCACCTTGTTCAGGCGCTTCAACTTTGCTGGCTTGCTCTCTTACTACCGCTAACTTGGTTTCCAGAGACTCGCGCCGTTCCGCAATGGATTGGGTGTTTTTATCCAACACGGCTAATTTGCTGTGAAATACGGCTTCCAGTTCCGCTACATCCGCGTAATTAGCCAACAGATGATTGTCTTGTTCTTGTTGCTTATTATCCAAGGCATCGCGCAATTTTGCCAAGGTCTCGCGGCGTTTACCTGCGGTAAGCTCTGCTTCGCTGGGTGCTCCGGGCACGATTTCAACAGTCATGCCTTGCTTGTTTAACTGGGCGTGACCCTGCTTTTCGACGGAAGGGGGAACAACATCAGAATAATGCACCATGCCTGCGGCATCTACCCAACGGTATAAACCCGCTTGCACGCTGTTAGCGAATAGCAACAAGGCAAATAAAGCAAAGTGCGGTAATAGGGCAATTCGTCTCATGGCGTATAAAAATCTCAAATGATTTGTATACGTGCATTTTTAGCATCTATACCACAATAAATCGTGTGATGAGCAGAAGAGCGGGAGAATTAGCGTTACGAAGTGCGCAATGCCCCTTACGACAGGAGCATTGCGACACCCTTAAACTTTAGCGAACGGTGTAAAAAGCATCCGGCACGCTAGAACGAACACGGCTCAAATTGGCTTTAGCTTCGCTCTCGCTGCTGAAGGGGATGCGTACTTTGTAGTAGCCACCCACTTGATCAACCACCGCATTGAAACCGGCGGATTGCATTTGGCTACGCATCGCATCAGCGGTGCCTCGGTTCGGGCTGGCAACCACTTGCACCGCATAAGCACCACCGGCAGAATTGCTGTAGCCGCCACCAGAGGATGAACTGCCCGGTGCGGTGTAATCGTAATAACTGCCAGTGGAAGCCGTCGTGGTAGCGCCACCATAAGCAGCAGAACCCGTCGATGCTGTACCCGCACCGTAGTCGTAATAAGAGGCGTTAGAAGTCGTGCCAGTATTCGTAGCCGGTGCGGTGGTCGTGCCATAACCGTAATCCGTACCAGTCGTCGCGGTCGTGCCGTAACTGTTTGCGTAATCGCCACCCGTGGTTGCGCCTGCTTGCGTATTGGCTCCCGGTACAGGTGCACAGCCCGCCATCAAGGTTGCCAGAGTCAGCGCAATTGCGCTCAATTTCATTTGATTGTTCATACGTTTAAGCCCCAAGTGCTAAGTGATTGTTGTTTTGATAGACAATGTGATGTTTATGAAGGTTCCCAAACACACTGCCATTCTCAAGAAAAATGTTCATAACCTTGCCGTTTATCGGAAAAGGTATAATCCACGGATAAACCCGTTTGATTATCATCCACTTCTCCGATAACTGTAACCTGAATGTGATACTTATTAGCCACTTGCTGCACCTCATCCAAATGCTGCTTTGGCAAGGTAAACAATAATTCGTAATCATCGCCGCCCCTCAGAGCAAAATCCAGCCGCTGCGCTAACGCCAGTGGTTGCAATGCGGCTGAAACAGGAATCGCCGTGTGCTGCAAACGCGCCCCCACCCCCGAAGCCGTTAAAATATGTCCCAAATCTGCCAACAACCCGTCAGAAATATCCATACAAGCGCTCGCCAACCCACGCAAACACTGCCCCAACGCCACACGCGGGGTAGGATAATTCAAACGCTGCACGCAAAATGCCGCCGCCGCTGTCGGCAATACCAAGCGTTGCTGCACAATCGCCAAACCTGCTGCCGCATCACCTAAAGTACCGGAAACGCATACCCAATCACCGTGTCGCGCCCCACTCCGCAGTAACGCCCTACCCGGCGGAATCCACCCCATGACCTGAATCGTAATACTCAGTGCGCCGCGTGTGGTATCGCCCCCAATCAGGAAAATACCGTGCTGTTCCGCCAGCTCCCGCATTCCGCGCGTGAATTCCGCCACCCATTCTTGATCTACCGCTGGCAAGGAAAGCGCCAACGTAAACCATGCCGGTTCTGCCCCCATTGCCGCCAAATCACTCAAATTCACTGCCAATGCTTTATACCCAATCGCGTGTGGCGGCGTCTCCAGCGGGAAATGCACCCCGGCATTGGAAGTATCCACCGACACCACCAATTCTTTATTTGCCGGTAATGTAAGCACCGCCGCGTCATCCCCGACACTGACACGCACACTTTCCGGCTGAGGTTGCCACAGAAAATGTTCGCGGATTAGCGAAAATTCCGACATACTACCGCCCGTTAATCGTTAAATAATAGACTCTGGCAGATTTCTACAACCCCAGCCAGATGTTTTATGCTAAATGCTTACGATGGAATAGCCTAGACGGGCTGTACGTTTTCTTGCTGGAGCATAAATGGACACAAGCTCAGACACAAAAATTGGGTGCTTACACGTCGTTGGCGTGATTTTATTAACAGTATTTATCTCTGTCAGCGTCACGCTGTGGGTTATTCAATACTTTTTATTTCCCAAACCGTTTCAACCAGTCACCCTCAATGCGCGTGAAACCACCGTATTGGCGCAAAAGCTCCAACAACTCGGTTTACCCGCGCCTGTGGACGATCTCACCCCCGAACCGTATACCGAAGTCGGCGCAAGCCGTGAAATTTCCTTGTCAGAGAAAGAGCTGAACGCCTTGCTCGCCAACAGCACCGACATGGCAGAAAAAGCAGTCATCGACCTTGCCGACAACCTTGCCAGTGCCAAAATCTTGCTGCCACTTGATCCCGAATTCCCGTTTATCGGCGGCAAAACGCTCAAAGTGAATGCCGGTATGGAACTGGCCTACGCCAACAACAACCCCATTATCAAACTCAAAGGCGTGAGCGTCTGGGGTGTACCTGTGCCCAACGCATGGCTGGGCAACCTGAAAAACGTGGATCTGGTCAACGAATTTGGCGGTGATGCAGGCTTTTGGCAATCCTTCGCCGCCGGTGTCGAAGACATCCACGTTGAAGAAGGGCATTTGCTCATTAAGCTCAAGGAATAGCGCTTACAACACCGTACCGCCGCGTGTGGTCGGATCATACGCCAAGGTCATGCCGGACGCGGTATCCGCCGCAAATTGTGCCAACACCGCCTCCGCTTCAGCCCAAGTCGGCTGTTGCTGGGCGTGGTGCAACGGCATGAAATGACGGCTGTATAAGCGTGCCAACCGCGCTTGTGCCGCCGTGTCGCGATAATCCGCCAACGCCTCCACCACCGCAACGGCTGCCGCACGGTTATTGCACATCAACAACTGATCACACCCCGCTGCCAACGCTGCTTTTGCCCGCCCCACAAAATCACCTGCGGCTGCCGCTGCTGCCATATCCAAGGCATCGCTGAAGATTGCGCCCTGAAAACCCATTTGCCCGCGCAAAATCGCCTGCAACCAGCGCGGCGAAAACCCGGCGGGCGCATCATCCACACACGGATACACCACGTGTGACGGCATCACCGCCTCCAGCCCTTGCGCAATCAAATGCCCAAAGGGTGCAATGTCTTCCGCCCACAAGGTTTCCCAAGGGCGCTCGTCACACGGCAAGGCTTCGTGCGAATCCGCCGTCACGCCGCCATGACCGGGGAAATGTTTGCCAACCGACACCATGCCCGCCAAACGTGCGCCCTGCATCCACGCCCCCGTCAATGCCATCACCGTTGGCGTGTCTTGCCCGAAGGCACGATCACCGATCACCCGATTCAGCCCACGATCAAGATCCAACACTGGCGCAAAGCTGAAATCCACCCCCACCGCTTGCAACTCGGATGCCATCAACCAGCCCATGCACTGCGCCGCGTGCTGCGCCGCCGCCGGTGACTGTTGGTACAACGCCGCGTAATACCCTGCTGGCGGCAAACGCTGAAAACCTTCGCGGAAACGTTGCACCCGTCCACCTTCCTGATCCACCGCCACCAGCAAATGGGGTTCGCGCACCGCCCGAATCGCTGCCGTCAACGCCGCCAATTGCGCCGGATTCTGGTAATTACGTGCAAACAAGATCACGCCCCCGACAGCGGGATGTTGCAACAATTCGCGGTCTGCGGCACTCAATTCTGTACCGGCTACATCCAGCATGACTGGCCCCAATGACATTTACTTACTCCTTTTGCTCACACAGTTGTGATACGTTTACGCCATGATACAAACCCTACACCACAGCGACGATGAATTCGGCTCAATCACCGTACTCGACGATGGCGAATGCCGCATTCTAGCCTTTGCACCCAATGATGAGCAAAGCCGCTGTTTAAAAGCTGCCCCGCACATCTTGCAATACGAATACACCCAAGCGATGTTGCTGGTATTGTTGTTTTGCCAACCGAAACGGGTGCTGATTTTAGGCTTAGGCGGCGGCAGTCTAGTCACCGCGTTGCACCGCCACATCCCCGGCATTCACATTACTGCGGTAGAATTACGTGCCACCGTCATCGACGTTGCCCAACGTTTTTTCCAAATGCCACGCAGCAAACGCCTGCAAATCGTCCAACAAGATGCCGATGACTTTCTAAACAACGCAGAATTGCGCAAAGTGGATGTGGTATTCGCTGACCTTTACCACGGTGATGGCATAGACCATGTGCAATTGCGTGCCGATTTTATCGCCCGTTGCGCCGCCAATCTCAAAGAAGACGGCTGGCTGGTGATGAATTGCTGGACAGAACAGCGCGAAGACCCCTTACTACGCGATGCCTTACGTGCACACTTTACCGACATCCGCACCGTGCTGACCGCCAGC
This window harbors:
- a CDS encoding phosphomannomutase/phosphoglucomutase; this encodes MSIPQPLVSHSLFRAYDVRGVYADNLTEHSVRLIGQAIGSELRDRGEQAVVVGRDGRLSSPALAQAAIEGLMAAGCRVTDVGLVPTPVLYFAVQSGLAPHGVMITGSHNPPDQNGIKIVINGECQYNERIQRLYERIIRGELWHQPDAGSVQTASILSAYQHTVRQQIHLQRRLRIGLDCGNGATALLAEHFFRDLGCDVHPLFCEVDGNFPNHSPDPTQPENLQALQTLVRAQGLDIGIAFDGDGDRLIAVDGNGHILWPDRILILLAQAVLPQQPGRMVAYDVKCTYRLDQAIRDAGGIPGMCISGHSLLKKYIREHNAVLGGEFSGHIVLRDRGMEYDDGMYIAARLLEVLAQETAPPAQVFARIPEGFSTPEHKVYFASYEAAGVAMALWMQHQQLQAQRLITLDGMRAEYADGWGLARASNTSPTITLRFEADTPERLEAIRALFRADIQRLQLTPEALPF
- a CDS encoding DUF3144 domain-containing protein — translated: MSKKQSSSQDNDPEFWDLAEKFIELANTSVDTSDLGKVGAAMLYAAARFNTFVVAASSIDRKEFIEDADDTMDYLSKQFRHMLGDNLRDFKDNYKVYIKHDDEQPE
- a CDS encoding spermidine synthase, whose protein sequence is MIQTLHHSDDEFGSITVLDDGECRILAFAPNDEQSRCLKAAPHILQYEYTQAMLLVLLFCQPKRVLILGLGGGSLVTALHRHIPGIHITAVELRATVIDVAQRFFQMPRSKRLQIVQQDADDFLNNAELRKVDVVFADLYHGDGIDHVQLRADFIARCAANLKEDGWLVMNCWTEQREDPLLRDALRAHFTDIRTVLTASRNWVIIAGKAPDLQTTRALKDTAEHLSASLGFPLIRALMRSRALGE
- a CDS encoding SPOR domain-containing protein, whose protein sequence is MKLSAIALTLATLMAGCAPVPGANTQAGATTGGDYANSYGTTATTGTDYGYGTTTAPATNTGTTSNASYYDYGAGTASTGSAAYGGATTTASTGSYYDYTAPGSSSSGGGYSNSAGGAYAVQVVASPNRGTADAMRSQMQSAGFNAVVDQVGGYYKVRIPFSSESEAKANLSRVRSSVPDAFYTVR
- a CDS encoding arginine N-succinyltransferase encodes the protein MDTSSDTKIGCLHVVGVILLTVFISVSVTLWVIQYFLFPKPFQPVTLNARETTVLAQKLQQLGLPAPVDDLTPEPYTEVGASREISLSEKELNALLANSTDMAEKAVIDLADNLASAKILLPLDPEFPFIGGKTLKVNAGMELAYANNNPIIKLKGVSVWGVPVPNAWLGNLKNVDLVNEFGGDAGFWQSFAAGVEDIHVEEGHLLIKLKE
- the thiL gene encoding thiamine-phosphate kinase — protein: MSEFSLIREHFLWQPQPESVRVSVGDDAAVLTLPANKELVVSVDTSNAGVHFPLETPPHAIGYKALAVNLSDLAAMGAEPAWFTLALSLPAVDQEWVAEFTRGMRELAEQHGIFLIGGDTTRGALSITIQVMGWIPPGRALLRSGARHGDWVCVSGTLGDAAAGLAIVQQRLVLPTAAAAFCVQRLNYPTPRVALGQCLRGLASACMDISDGLLADLGHILTASGVGARLQHTAIPVSAALQPLALAQRLDFALRGGDDYELLFTLPKQHLDEVQQVANKYHIQVTVIGEVDDNQTGLSVDYTFSDKRQGYEHFS
- the nagZ gene encoding beta-N-acetylhexosaminidase, which encodes MSLGPVMLDVAGTELSAADRELLQHPAVGGVILFARNYQNPAQLAALTAAIRAVREPHLLVAVDQEGGRVQRFREGFQRLPPAGYYAALYQQSPAAAQHAAQCMGWLMASELQAVGVDFSFAPVLDLDRGLNRVIGDRAFGQDTPTVMALTGAWMQGARLAGMVSVGKHFPGHGGVTADSHEALPCDERPWETLWAEDIAPFGHLIAQGLEAVMPSHVVYPCVDDAPAGFSPRWLQAILRGQMGFQGAIFSDALDMAAAAAAGDFVGRAKAALAAGCDQLLMCNNRAAAVAVVEALADYRDTAAQARLARLYSRHFMPLHHAQQQPTWAEAEAVLAQFAADTASGMTLAYDPTTRGGTVL
- a CDS encoding DUF4124 domain-containing protein → MRRIALLPHFALFALLLFANSVQAGLYRWVDAAGMVHYSDVVPPSVEKQGHAQLNKQGMTVEIVPGAPSEAELTAGKRRETLAKLRDALDNKQQEQDNHLLANYADVAELEAVFHSKLAVLDKNTQSIAERRESLETKLAVVREQASKVEAPEQGEKLNGYIQDAEKTLAAYDHALQENQTEQDRLRQRYEKDRERLSKLLKASPSSPRLDPSTAPATLRAALDHQ
- the argB gene encoding acetylglutamate kinase, which codes for MTTNSPNSTAAILMEALPYIQKYSGKTIVVKYGGNAMTDPALQQSFARDIVLLKQVGINPVVIHGGGPQIGNLLKQIGKESHFVDGMRVTDAETMDVVQMVLGGLVNKQIVNMINQAGGRAIGLTGKDGNMIIAQKMEHPDVDLGHVGEVIEIDASVVKMLEEDRFIPVIAPIGVGRDGTSYNINADIVAGKMAEVLNAERLLLLTNTPGVLDKQGVLIEALSQADIQNLIADGTIQGGMLPKLACATDAISAGAKSASIIDGRVPHAVLLELLTDQGVGTMVTP
- the dut gene encoding dUTP diphosphatase; this translates as MTTIEYKILDPRIGTDFPLPAYATSGSAGMDLRACLDAPLVLNAGDTELIPTGIAIHIGDPTLAAVILPRSGLGHKHGIVLGNLVGLIDSDYQGQLFISCWNRSNDSFTIQPGERIAQLVFVPVVQVALQQVDDFDQSHRGEGGFGHSGRH